The following is a genomic window from Vicia villosa cultivar HV-30 ecotype Madison, WI unplaced genomic scaffold, Vvil1.0 ctg.001533F_1_1, whole genome shotgun sequence.
TTTGTTTCAATGTAGATGAAGTTCTCTTCTCTTTCTGTTTGAATGGGTCTGGGAAGATTTATTGTTTGTCAATGCAGTTGCAGGGAAGAAAGGGATGTGATTTCTTTAGTTGGTATGATGTTGAAATGTCCGTTCGTGCAAAGGAGGTTATTTTGTCGCTaatgaagaaaattgatgaacaTAAGCAGAAGGACAATGCAAAGTTGAAACAAGATGAGGATTTGAGGAAGAAACTAAAGTTTTGGCAAGGAATGTTTGTTGCATCTGTTGTGGTCATAAtaggattgttttgttttgtcaacTTCAAGAATTGAAGAATGTGATGAAATTAGTTGTTATGTTTAGGAGGTTATTTTGTCTTCTTTGTTAGGTATTATGTAAGAATGTCTGCCTTGTTGTTCTAAACTTGATATGTTATGGTGTACTGAATATTGTTTGAATGAAAATTATTGTATTGAAAAAGTGTGTACTTAATATAGTGTACATTAAACTCGTATTGTGCACTATATTAAAGTCACCATCTTCAATAAGCTATGCCCTTTTGAATCTTCAATAAGCTGCAACAAGTCACCATCTGGTGTACTGAAAACCCTTATTGTGTAcctattgaattttttattataattcctCCATTTTTTACGATAActctattattttatattaatatagtgACTCAACTTTCTTCATTTTTTCATGTGTTTTATTAT
Proteins encoded in this region:
- the LOC131635708 gene encoding uncharacterized protein LOC131635708 — its product is MSQASYMSTSSCASRRREVRCFCDLDSPLTTSWTTGNPGRRFNGCGLFKLQGRKGCDFFSWYDVEMSVRAKEVILSLMKKIDEHKQKDNAKLKQDEDLRKKLKFWQGMFVASVVVIIGLFCFVNFKN